One window of Cohnella hashimotonis genomic DNA carries:
- a CDS encoding HEAT repeat domain-containing protein, with amino-acid sequence MDMAQALGRLGVRAEDRRKLRLMTPIFLLCGIAEALTYNGFITLFSQRFGSEYLPYLYAGEAFILPLEAWFMSWLAVKLSKPALMKTMYAVMTAILLADTGMLAALKLADLDARWFYPVLFLTSSFVVRQQTVLLWSLAVDVCPTQQAKRLMPLFVSGATLGGAAGGLLTQALSPLGAELVYGLGPLLLIAASFNYRKAIAQYLVPLALKAQAAAEEESLSSFDYMKRTFRSPFLLSVMGLMTLMPALYYLAEFLFLNTAHASYPNEQQFARMFGIVSTLLFLLAFAVQLVSGKLVAWFGASGMLVAISGAYAAAFGLSAMLLGSQAAAVTAAAGAYMLTNVLIFYSAEPSYQLYYKTLPMQPRDGYRYAAQGLASFFGILLGAGLQSLHKAAGFSFPVLAAVGAGAALLLTALAWTVRRLYMRELVRGVQTIGLDDRELMDSYREFFSNSKAMGAVLTLLRDEQEGVRQLAADIVGRTQDGRYLPELLELLDDASPGVRTAALRAMKLTDADLQALVRIGAVLEDEEPAVRAEGVRQMARMKHLSSQAFFFLRVKLLDPHPAVVAEAVKAMYALESESSYEACFEAIERLLGQGGEPAAHVCDVVAELRLERFGAAVERLLADAHPSVRLAATACLGKLGAAHVVPQLLERLPAGDQELLAVTGQALIDMGDTALETLLAALSGAHAQTWRVAIGALAALLPEDDIRGRLTDEALRRMSELDKIAGYASAFRTVGREELAELAALRFHGQRQRVLEGVWSLLVRLTDEQVVAAIRRALDDVDDETRSSGLEVLAEGAGDRRLAQRLAAVLQTDYDSLGRLPVTMEEARLALDHAARSRDDWWPEMAAEAGRGRGSQMEAQGALGRLGKVIYLKNVPFFADLTLEELGLIAGIAVERVFEDGEALLLRGATSEALYVIVDGNVELTSVTAAGLEATLGVLGAGEVCGATSALDESASTVSAHALLGDVRALGLQREAITRLVRLYPDIGLGLLRASLARVRLLEEMLMRIDS; translated from the coding sequence CTTTATTACCTTGTTTAGCCAGCGTTTCGGAAGCGAATATTTGCCTTACTTGTACGCGGGAGAAGCTTTTATATTGCCGCTTGAGGCGTGGTTCATGAGCTGGCTGGCCGTAAAGCTGTCCAAGCCGGCGCTGATGAAAACGATGTATGCCGTTATGACGGCGATCTTGCTCGCGGATACGGGCATGCTTGCCGCGCTTAAACTGGCAGATCTGGACGCCCGCTGGTTTTATCCCGTCCTGTTCCTCACTTCCAGCTTTGTCGTACGCCAGCAGACGGTGCTCCTGTGGAGCCTGGCCGTCGACGTGTGCCCGACGCAGCAAGCGAAGCGGCTCATGCCGCTGTTTGTCTCGGGCGCGACGCTGGGCGGCGCCGCAGGCGGCCTTCTTACGCAGGCGCTCAGTCCGCTTGGCGCGGAGCTGGTCTACGGCCTCGGCCCGCTGCTGCTGATCGCGGCATCCTTCAATTACCGCAAAGCGATCGCGCAATATTTGGTGCCGCTTGCGCTTAAGGCTCAAGCCGCTGCGGAGGAAGAGAGCTTGTCCTCCTTCGACTATATGAAGCGCACGTTCCGCTCACCTTTTTTGCTCAGCGTGATGGGACTCATGACGTTGATGCCTGCGCTATATTATTTAGCGGAGTTTTTGTTTTTGAATACGGCGCATGCGTCCTATCCGAACGAGCAGCAGTTCGCGCGCATGTTCGGCATCGTCTCGACGCTGCTCTTTTTGCTGGCGTTTGCCGTCCAGCTCGTATCCGGCAAGCTCGTTGCCTGGTTCGGGGCGAGCGGCATGCTTGTGGCGATCTCGGGGGCGTATGCGGCGGCGTTCGGTTTGTCGGCTATGCTCCTGGGAAGCCAGGCGGCTGCCGTAACGGCGGCGGCCGGCGCTTACATGCTGACGAACGTATTGATCTTCTATTCGGCGGAGCCGTCCTACCAGCTGTATTACAAGACACTGCCGATGCAGCCTCGGGACGGCTACCGCTACGCGGCCCAGGGACTCGCCTCCTTTTTCGGCATCCTGCTCGGCGCGGGCTTGCAATCGCTGCACAAGGCGGCCGGATTCAGTTTTCCGGTGCTGGCGGCTGTCGGGGCGGGCGCTGCGCTGCTGCTTACGGCGCTCGCCTGGACGGTGCGGCGTCTGTATATGCGTGAGCTGGTCCGGGGCGTGCAGACGATCGGTCTGGACGATCGGGAGCTGATGGATTCGTACCGCGAGTTTTTCAGCAATTCCAAGGCGATGGGCGCCGTGCTGACGCTGCTTCGGGACGAGCAAGAGGGCGTGCGGCAGCTCGCTGCCGACATTGTCGGACGCACGCAGGACGGACGGTATCTGCCGGAGCTTCTCGAGCTTCTTGACGATGCCAGTCCCGGCGTGCGGACGGCCGCGCTGCGGGCGATGAAGCTTACCGACGCCGACCTGCAGGCGCTAGTGCGGATCGGCGCGGTGCTGGAGGACGAAGAACCGGCCGTACGGGCGGAGGGCGTGCGTCAGATGGCCCGGATGAAGCACTTGTCTTCGCAGGCGTTTTTCTTTTTGCGCGTCAAGCTGCTGGATCCCCATCCGGCGGTCGTCGCCGAGGCGGTCAAGGCCATGTATGCGCTGGAGAGCGAATCGAGCTACGAAGCCTGCTTCGAGGCGATCGAGCGACTGCTCGGCCAAGGAGGCGAACCGGCCGCCCATGTATGCGACGTCGTGGCGGAGCTCAGGCTGGAACGTTTCGGAGCAGCGGTCGAGCGGCTGCTGGCGGACGCGCATCCGTCCGTTCGGCTCGCGGCCACGGCCTGCCTTGGCAAGCTGGGCGCGGCGCACGTCGTCCCGCAGCTGCTGGAGCGACTGCCGGCGGGAGATCAGGAGCTGCTGGCCGTCACCGGGCAAGCGTTGATCGACATGGGCGATACGGCCCTCGAGACGCTTCTTGCGGCTTTGTCCGGTGCGCATGCGCAGACGTGGCGCGTCGCGATCGGAGCGCTCGCCGCGCTGCTGCCCGAGGATGACATCCGGGGAAGGCTGACGGATGAAGCGCTGCGACGGATGAGCGAGCTTGACAAAATTGCCGGCTATGCATCCGCTTTTCGTACGGTCGGGAGGGAAGAACTCGCAGAGCTTGCGGCCTTGCGTTTTCATGGGCAGCGCCAGCGGGTGCTCGAAGGCGTCTGGTCTTTGCTCGTGCGACTGACCGACGAGCAGGTCGTGGCAGCGATCCGGCGCGCGCTGGACGACGTCGACGACGAGACAAGGAGCAGCGGGCTGGAAGTGCTCGCCGAAGGCGCGGGCGACCGAAGGCTGGCGCAGCGGCTGGCAGCCGTGCTTCAGACGGATTACGACAGCCTGGGACGGCTGCCGGTGACGATGGAGGAAGCCCGGCTTGCGCTCGACCATGCGGCGCGCTCGAGAGACGATTGGTGGCCGGAGATGGCCGCGGAAGCGGGAAGGGGGCGTGGCAGTCAAATGGAAGCGCAAGGAGCGCTCGGCAGGCTCGGCAAAGTCATCTATTTGAAAAATGTGCCGTTTTTTGCGGATTTGACGCTGGAGGAGCTTGGCTTGATCGCCGGCATCGCTGTGGAGCGCGTATTCGAAGACGGCGAGGCGCTGCTGCTTCGGGGGGCTACAAGCGAGGCGCTCTATGTTATCGTGGACGGCAATGTGGAGCTGACGAGCGTTACGGCCGCAGGACTCGAAGCGACGCTCGGCGTGCTTGGCGCGGGCGAGGTGTGCGGCGCTACGTCGGCGCTGGACGAATCGGCTTCGACCGTATCGGCGCACGCGCTGCTCGGCGACGTGCGGGCGCTCGGACTGCAGCGTGAGGCGATTACCCGCCTGGTCCGTCTGTATCCGGACATCGGGCTCGGTCTCCTAAGAGCTTCGCTGGCCCGGGTGCGGCTGCTCGAAGAGATGCTGATGCGGATCGACTCGTAG
- a CDS encoding thiamine diphosphokinase has product MLQQSSSRRAVIYTGGSLGPWSLALAQPDDYLIGADKGAFYLIQNGITPHLALGDFDSVDADALATIRAEAEETAEYDAVDKDWSDTELALREALARGYRDIVIAGGLGSRFDHSLANVQLLAVAVEAGAAAVLVDDHNEIRLLTEGARLTADDRYPYVSLLPLTSEVTGVTLTGFAYPLQEATLRQGMSLGVSNLLLADAGFISLRSGSLLVIRSRD; this is encoded by the coding sequence TTGTTACAGCAATCTTCGTCCCGACGCGCCGTCATCTATACGGGAGGCAGCCTCGGGCCCTGGAGCCTAGCGCTCGCCCAGCCGGACGACTATCTCATCGGCGCGGACAAAGGCGCCTTTTATCTAATACAGAACGGAATCACGCCTCACCTGGCGCTCGGCGACTTCGATTCGGTAGATGCGGATGCGCTTGCAACAATTCGCGCCGAAGCGGAGGAGACGGCCGAGTACGACGCAGTGGACAAAGATTGGTCGGACACCGAGCTCGCGCTTCGGGAAGCGCTGGCGCGCGGCTATCGGGATATCGTCATCGCAGGGGGACTGGGCTCCCGGTTCGATCATAGCCTTGCCAACGTCCAGCTGCTGGCCGTCGCGGTCGAGGCCGGCGCAGCTGCCGTACTCGTGGACGACCATAACGAGATCCGTCTGCTCACCGAAGGGGCCCGGCTTACTGCGGATGACCGCTACCCTTATGTATCCCTGCTTCCGCTAACGTCCGAGGTAACCGGCGTCACCTTGACCGGCTTCGCCTATCCGCTTCAGGAAGCCACGCTGCGCCAAGGGATGTCGCTCGGCGTCAGCAACTTGTTATTGGCCGACGCAGGCTTCATCTCGCTGCGCAGCGGCTCCCTGCTCGTCATTCGCAGCAGAGACTAG
- a CDS encoding trimeric intracellular cation channel family protein, producing MDVFEWFSIIGTIAFAVSGAIVAMEEHYDMLGVFVLGLVTAFGGGVVRNLLIGVPVTTLWSQGLLLKTAVFSIVIVFVLPTAWIYHWKKSEAFFDAIGLAAFAIQGALYAVEARLPVSAVMVAAMMTGIGGGMIRDIMAGRKPLVLRDEIYAVWALLAGLAVGIGPIRVAWALLALFAVTVTMRMLSVHYKWRLPRRKLLAYGGYEGSAADEGKGL from the coding sequence TTGGATGTATTTGAATGGTTCAGCATCATCGGCACCATCGCCTTCGCCGTGAGCGGCGCGATCGTCGCGATGGAGGAGCATTACGACATGCTGGGGGTATTCGTGCTCGGACTCGTAACCGCGTTCGGCGGCGGGGTCGTGCGCAATTTGCTTATCGGCGTACCCGTCACGACGCTTTGGAGTCAGGGGCTTCTGCTGAAAACGGCGGTTTTTTCGATCGTTATCGTGTTCGTGCTTCCGACCGCATGGATTTACCATTGGAAAAAAAGCGAGGCGTTTTTCGATGCGATCGGACTGGCTGCCTTCGCGATTCAAGGGGCGCTGTATGCCGTAGAGGCCAGGCTGCCCGTCAGCGCCGTCATGGTAGCCGCGATGATGACCGGCATCGGCGGGGGGATGATACGCGACATTATGGCCGGGCGCAAGCCGCTTGTGCTTCGCGACGAGATCTACGCGGTCTGGGCGCTGCTCGCGGGTCTGGCTGTGGGGATCGGGCCTATACGGGTGGCCTGGGCGCTGCTCGCGCTTTTCGCCGTTACAGTTACGATGCGGATGCTGTCGGTTCATTATAAATGGCGGTTGCCTCGCCGCAAGCTGCTTGCATACGGCGGTTACGAAGGCTCGGCTGCGGATGAAGGGAAGGGATTGTAA
- a CDS encoding low molecular weight protein-tyrosine-phosphatase — MYRVLFVCLGNICRSPMAEAVFRNRAEKAGLAGSIEIDSCGTGDWHMGKPPHEGTRRILDGQGISYEGMLARRIRAEDGERFDLLVAMDESNVAAIREALGSDTKAEVVRFLSFVPGARLTDVPDPYYTGDFEETYELISEASDRLLAHLLEAGKIKTAAI; from the coding sequence ATGTATCGCGTATTGTTCGTTTGTCTGGGCAACATCTGCCGCTCGCCGATGGCAGAGGCGGTATTCCGGAACCGGGCGGAAAAGGCGGGGCTCGCGGGCTCGATCGAGATCGACTCCTGCGGCACGGGCGATTGGCATATGGGCAAGCCGCCCCACGAAGGAACGCGGCGCATTCTGGACGGTCAAGGCATTTCTTATGAAGGCATGCTGGCGCGCCGCATCCGGGCGGAAGACGGGGAACGCTTCGATCTGCTCGTCGCGATGGACGAGAGCAACGTGGCTGCAATACGCGAAGCGCTCGGGAGCGACACGAAGGCGGAGGTCGTTCGTTTCCTGTCGTTTGTACCCGGCGCGCGTCTGACGGACGTGCCCGACCCCTACTATACGGGCGACTTCGAAGAGACGTACGAGCTGATCAGCGAAGCGAGCGACAGGCTCCTCGCGCATCTGCTTGAAGCGGGCAAAATAAAGACGGCGGCGATTTAA
- a CDS encoding alpha/beta hydrolase: protein MSDSPVRRTVVKHTIPSNYLSSGERAVRFYFPPGYQEWLSYPVVYCQDGEDFFNFGRIATISHGLILEESWEPFIIAAVDVDKSVRTEEYLPGSVRHEAYLNFWTSELVPFVEKNFAARPSADARLLAGDSLGATVSLAIAIRRPDLFNRLLSLSGAYYGASIAQMKEAGDLSWLSAWMTVGLQETAYETERGTHNFVELNRAAKRILESKGAYVDYREKDGEHKWGFWQKELPEALGAFLGPKAHM, encoded by the coding sequence ATGTCCGATTCACCTGTCCGCAGAACCGTCGTCAAACATACGATTCCCAGCAATTACCTGTCATCCGGCGAACGCGCGGTCCGTTTCTATTTCCCCCCGGGGTACCAGGAATGGCTCAGCTATCCGGTCGTTTATTGCCAGGACGGAGAAGATTTTTTCAATTTCGGCAGAATCGCCACCATCTCCCATGGCCTCATCCTCGAGGAGAGCTGGGAACCGTTCATCATCGCCGCCGTAGACGTCGACAAATCGGTCCGGACCGAGGAGTATTTGCCGGGCAGCGTGCGGCATGAAGCATATTTGAACTTTTGGACTAGCGAGCTCGTTCCTTTCGTCGAGAAAAACTTCGCCGCCCGCCCTTCCGCCGACGCGCGCCTGCTCGCAGGGGATTCACTCGGCGCAACCGTGTCGCTGGCTATCGCCATTCGGCGTCCGGACCTGTTCAATCGGCTACTATCGTTGTCCGGTGCCTACTACGGAGCATCGATCGCTCAGATGAAGGAGGCAGGCGACCTGTCCTGGCTGTCCGCCTGGATGACGGTAGGTCTGCAGGAGACCGCCTACGAAACCGAGCGCGGCACGCATAATTTCGTCGAATTGAACCGCGCGGCGAAGCGGATCCTCGAGAGCAAGGGCGCTTATGTCGATTACCGGGAAAAAGACGGCGAGCATAAGTGGGGCTTCTGGCAGAAGGAACTGCCGGAGGCGCTCGGCGCTTTTCTCGGCCCGAAGGCGCATATGTAA
- the pdhA gene encoding pyruvate dehydrogenase (acetyl-transferring) E1 component subunit alpha gives MSKGSLDAPAKPEQQAAHIVHSEDVTPLQVLSPEGEVVNAAAMPNLTDEQLKEIMYRMVFTRTWDDRAVNLGRQGRLGFYAPVSGQEGTMVGSEYALTKEDFICPGYRDMPQLVWHGLPLYQAFLYSRGHQHGGQIPEGVNVLMPQIIIGAQILHATGVAMGFKLKNEKRVAITYTGDGGSSEGDFYEGMNFAGSFKLPVIYFVQNNGYAITTPFAKQTAAQSIAHKALAAGIRGLKIDGMDVLAVISAVQEAAEIAREGGGATLIEAVTYRFRPHSMSDDATKYRTKEEEQEWALRDPLVRFGKYLESKGLWSEEDTARVKEEAKAAVNEHIKKAEQTEKMTVAGLIDSMFETTPAHLEEQKADF, from the coding sequence ATGAGCAAAGGTTCTTTGGACGCACCGGCCAAGCCGGAGCAGCAAGCAGCGCATATTGTGCATTCGGAAGACGTAACGCCGCTACAGGTATTGTCCCCCGAAGGCGAAGTCGTCAATGCGGCAGCAATGCCTAACCTGACCGACGAGCAATTAAAGGAAATTATGTACCGCATGGTGTTCACGCGTACTTGGGACGACCGCGCGGTTAACCTGGGCCGTCAAGGACGCCTGGGCTTCTATGCGCCGGTATCCGGCCAGGAAGGTACAATGGTCGGCAGCGAATACGCGTTAACCAAGGAAGACTTCATTTGCCCGGGCTATCGCGACATGCCTCAGCTCGTCTGGCACGGCTTGCCGCTGTATCAGGCGTTCCTGTACTCCCGCGGCCACCAGCACGGCGGCCAGATTCCGGAAGGCGTCAACGTGCTGATGCCGCAGATTATTATCGGCGCTCAGATCCTGCACGCGACGGGCGTGGCGATGGGCTTCAAGCTTAAGAACGAAAAGCGCGTCGCTATCACCTACACCGGCGACGGCGGCTCCTCCGAAGGCGACTTCTACGAGGGCATGAACTTTGCCGGCTCGTTCAAGCTCCCGGTCATTTACTTCGTGCAAAACAACGGCTACGCGATCACGACGCCATTCGCCAAGCAGACGGCTGCTCAGTCGATCGCGCATAAGGCGCTCGCGGCGGGCATCCGCGGCCTGAAGATCGACGGCATGGACGTGCTGGCGGTTATCTCCGCCGTGCAGGAAGCTGCCGAGATCGCCCGCGAAGGCGGCGGCGCTACGCTGATCGAAGCGGTCACCTATCGCTTCCGTCCGCACTCGATGTCGGACGACGCGACCAAGTACCGCACGAAGGAAGAAGAGCAGGAGTGGGCGCTTCGCGATCCGCTCGTACGTTTCGGCAAATACCTTGAATCGAAGGGCCTGTGGTCGGAAGAGGACACGGCTCGCGTCAAGGAAGAAGCCAAGGCTGCGGTCAACGAGCATATCAAGAAGGCCGAGCAGACCGAGAAGATGACGGTGGCGGGGCTGATCGACTCGATGTTCGAGACGACGCCCGCACATCTGGAAGAGCAAAAAGCCGATTTCTAA
- a CDS encoding alpha-ketoacid dehydrogenase subunit beta, translating into MAQMNMIEAIKDALRVELKRDPGVLLFGEDVGKVGGVFRATEGLQAEFGEQRVFDTPLAESAIGGLAVGLATQGFRPIAEIQFVGFIFEALDQMFVQAARLRYRSGGRYNAPIVFRTPFGGGVKAAELHTDSLEGLAIQTPGIKVVVPSNPADAKGLMISAIRDNDPVFFMEHLNLYRAFKDEVPEGEYTVPLGKANVVREGKDITIIAYGLMVHTAIKAADELAKNGVSAEVIDLRTLVPLDIDTIVASIQKTNRAIVVQEAQKTSGAAAEIIAQINEKAILHLEAPVLRVAGPDTVYPFALVEDAWLPTPARIVKAVNQTLQF; encoded by the coding sequence ATGGCGCAAATGAACATGATTGAAGCGATCAAGGACGCATTGCGCGTCGAACTGAAGCGCGACCCCGGCGTCCTGCTCTTCGGCGAAGACGTCGGCAAGGTCGGGGGCGTCTTCCGCGCGACGGAGGGTCTTCAAGCCGAGTTCGGCGAGCAGCGCGTATTCGATACGCCGCTGGCCGAATCCGCGATCGGCGGTCTGGCTGTCGGTCTCGCCACGCAAGGCTTCCGACCGATTGCCGAGATTCAATTCGTAGGTTTTATATTTGAGGCGCTCGACCAAATGTTCGTGCAGGCCGCACGCCTGCGCTACCGTTCGGGCGGCCGCTACAACGCGCCGATCGTCTTCCGTACGCCGTTCGGCGGCGGCGTCAAGGCGGCCGAGCTGCATACCGACTCGCTCGAAGGTCTGGCGATCCAGACGCCTGGCATCAAGGTCGTCGTGCCTTCGAATCCCGCAGACGCCAAGGGCTTGATGATCTCCGCGATCCGCGACAACGATCCGGTCTTTTTCATGGAGCATCTTAACCTTTACCGCGCGTTCAAGGACGAAGTGCCCGAAGGCGAGTACACGGTTCCGCTCGGCAAGGCGAACGTCGTTCGCGAGGGTAAGGATATTACGATCATCGCCTATGGACTGATGGTGCACACCGCGATCAAGGCAGCCGACGAGCTTGCTAAAAACGGCGTGTCTGCGGAAGTCATCGACCTGCGCACGCTCGTGCCGCTCGATATCGATACGATCGTCGCCTCCATCCAGAAGACGAACCGCGCGATCGTCGTCCAAGAAGCGCAGAAGACCTCCGGCGCCGCCGCCGAGATCATCGCGCAGATCAATGAAAAGGCGATTCTCCACCTGGAGGCGCCTGTGCTCCGCGTCGCGGGTCCGGACACGGTTTATCCGTTCGCGCTGGTCGAGGACGCCTGGCTGCCGACGCCGGCACGTATCGTGAAGGCCGTCAACCAAACGCTTCAGTTCTAA
- a CDS encoding dihydrolipoamide acetyltransferase family protein: MARFEYRFPELGEGLHEGEIVKMHIAPGQAVTDEDILMEVQNDKAIMEVPCPVNGKVLEVFGKDGQTMRVGEVVAIIDAEGELPEQADSGHAAEPSGHSGEAASAQGGADLKGQPAQAPAQETAAEGAKSAEAAAPAPAAKDAALVLATPSVRKFAREKGVAIADVSGTGKNGRITREDVAGFAEGGAPAKSEAPSADAAPAAAPSAAPAARAAQSGPGIEERVPFKGIRKAIANAMVKSVYTAPHVTLMDEVDVTALVALRNRSKAFAEKKGVKLTYLPFIVKALVAAVREFPVMNAMIDEAANEIVFKKYYNIGIATDTDNGLLVPVVFDADRKNIWNIAKEIKDLATRGREGKLGAGELRGSTISITNIGSAGGLFFTPVINFPESAILGVGRIDQKPVIKNGEIVPASVMALSLSFDHRIVDGATAQQFVNYIKQLLSDPELLVMEV; the protein is encoded by the coding sequence ATGGCTAGATTTGAATACCGGTTCCCGGAGCTCGGCGAAGGCCTGCATGAGGGCGAGATCGTCAAAATGCACATCGCGCCCGGACAAGCCGTGACCGATGAAGATATTCTAATGGAAGTGCAGAACGACAAGGCCATCATGGAAGTGCCTTGCCCGGTCAACGGCAAGGTGCTGGAAGTGTTCGGCAAAGACGGCCAGACGATGCGCGTCGGCGAAGTCGTCGCCATCATCGATGCCGAAGGCGAGCTGCCGGAGCAAGCAGACAGCGGCCACGCCGCCGAGCCTTCAGGCCACAGCGGCGAAGCCGCGTCCGCGCAAGGCGGTGCGGACTTGAAGGGGCAGCCTGCCCAGGCGCCGGCGCAAGAGACCGCAGCCGAAGGCGCCAAGTCTGCCGAAGCCGCAGCGCCTGCGCCTGCCGCCAAGGATGCCGCACTCGTGCTGGCTACGCCTAGCGTACGCAAGTTCGCCCGCGAAAAGGGCGTCGCGATCGCGGACGTGTCCGGCACCGGCAAAAACGGCCGTATCACCCGCGAGGACGTCGCCGGCTTTGCCGAAGGCGGAGCGCCTGCGAAGAGCGAAGCCCCATCCGCGGACGCAGCGCCTGCTGCCGCACCTTCGGCCGCACCTGCCGCCCGTGCCGCGCAGTCCGGTCCTGGCATCGAAGAGCGCGTGCCGTTCAAGGGCATCCGCAAGGCAATCGCGAATGCGATGGTCAAGTCCGTCTATACGGCGCCGCACGTCACGCTGATGGACGAAGTGGACGTCACCGCGCTCGTCGCGCTGCGCAACCGTTCCAAGGCATTCGCCGAGAAGAAGGGCGTTAAGCTGACTTACCTGCCGTTCATCGTCAAGGCGCTCGTCGCCGCCGTGCGCGAGTTCCCGGTCATGAACGCGATGATCGACGAAGCCGCGAACGAGATCGTATTCAAGAAGTACTACAACATCGGCATCGCTACCGACACGGATAACGGTCTACTCGTACCCGTCGTCTTCGACGCCGACCGCAAGAACATCTGGAATATCGCCAAGGAAATCAAGGATCTGGCTACTCGCGGACGCGAAGGCAAGCTGGGCGCAGGCGAGTTGAGAGGCAGCACGATCTCGATTACGAATATCGGCTCGGCTGGCGGCCTGTTCTTCACGCCGGTCATCAATTTCCCCGAGTCCGCGATTCTGGGCGTCGGCCGCATCGATCAGAAGCCGGTCATCAAAAACGGCGAGATCGTGCCCGCTTCCGTCATGGCGCTCAGCCTGAGCTTCGACCACCGCATCGTCGACGGCGCTACCGCGCAACAATTCGTTAACTACATTAAACAGCTGCTTAGCGATCCTGAGCTGCTCGTCATGGAGGTGTAA
- the lpdA gene encoding dihydrolipoyl dehydrogenase → MVVGDASLDIDTLVIGAGPGGYVAAIRAAQLGQKVIIADKGKFGGVCLNVGCIPSKALINSAHHYESMLHAEDYGLSAENVKVDFGKVQGYKDSVVNKMTSGVEMLLKANKVQMFQGEVMFINENEARLFNDQEAPRYRFKNCIIATGSRPIELKPFPFGGRILSSTEALSLPEVPKSMVIIGGGYIGIELGQMYAKFGTEITILEGADTIMPGFDKDMSNLVVKKLKKNKVDIVNGALAKGAEQTDKDVTVTYEVGGEQKTVTADYLLVTVGRRPNTDGELGLDLIGIKTTDRGLIEVDDQCRTNIKHIFAIGDIVPGAALAHKASYEAKVAAEAIAGLPSKVDYKCIPAVAFSDPECASVGYTEKEAKDKGLNVKSSKFPFGGNGRAVTLNGADGFLKLISEVDSGLVVGAQIAGVEASNMIAELGLAIEMGATIEDIALTIHAHPTLGEITMDAAELAMGHPIHTIAPKK, encoded by the coding sequence ATGGTAGTAGGAGACGCTTCTCTGGACATCGACACATTAGTAATCGGCGCTGGGCCCGGCGGATACGTCGCGGCGATCCGCGCGGCACAGCTCGGCCAGAAGGTCATTATCGCAGATAAAGGCAAGTTCGGCGGCGTGTGCCTTAACGTCGGTTGTATCCCGTCCAAGGCACTGATCAACTCCGCGCATCACTACGAATCCATGCTGCATGCCGAAGATTACGGCCTGTCCGCCGAAAACGTCAAGGTCGACTTCGGCAAGGTGCAAGGATACAAGGACTCCGTCGTCAACAAGATGACGAGCGGCGTCGAGATGCTGCTCAAGGCGAACAAGGTTCAAATGTTCCAGGGCGAAGTCATGTTCATCAACGAAAACGAAGCGCGTCTGTTCAACGACCAGGAGGCGCCTCGCTATCGCTTCAAGAACTGCATCATCGCGACGGGCTCGCGTCCGATCGAACTGAAGCCGTTCCCGTTCGGCGGACGTATCCTGTCGTCGACCGAAGCGCTGTCGCTTCCTGAAGTGCCGAAGAGCATGGTCATCATCGGCGGCGGCTACATCGGCATCGAGCTCGGCCAGATGTATGCCAAGTTCGGCACCGAGATCACGATCCTCGAAGGCGCGGACACGATCATGCCGGGCTTCGACAAGGACATGAGCAATCTCGTCGTCAAGAAGCTCAAGAAGAACAAGGTCGACATCGTCAACGGCGCGCTCGCCAAGGGCGCCGAGCAGACCGACAAGGACGTCACCGTGACGTACGAAGTCGGCGGTGAACAAAAGACCGTCACGGCAGACTATCTGCTCGTTACCGTCGGACGTCGTCCGAACACCGACGGAGAGCTGGGCCTCGACCTGATCGGCATCAAGACGACCGATCGCGGTCTGATCGAAGTCGACGACCAATGCCGCACGAACATCAAGCACATTTTCGCGATCGGCGACATCGTGCCCGGCGCCGCGCTGGCGCATAAGGCGTCTTACGAAGCGAAGGTGGCGGCCGAAGCGATCGCGGGTCTGCCTTCCAAGGTCGACTACAAGTGCATTCCTGCCGTCGCGTTCTCCGATCCGGAATGCGCAAGCGTCGGCTACACCGAGAAGGAAGCGAAGGATAAAGGCCTGAACGTGAAGTCCAGCAAGTTCCCGTTCGGCGGCAACGGCCGCGCGGTTACGCTGAACGGCGCGGACGGCTTCCTGAAGCTGATCTCCGAAGTCGACTCGGGACTTGTCGTCGGCGCGCAAATCGCCGGCGTCGAAGCGTCCAACATGATCGCCGAGCTCGGTCTTGCGATCGAGATGGGCGCCACGATCGAAGACATCGCGCTGACGATCCACGCTCACCCGACACTGGGCGAGATCACGATGGACGCGGCCGAGCTCGCGATGGGTCACCCGATCCACACGATCGCGCCGAAAAAATAA